The segment GCTGGACAGTTTCAGCTCTGTCTTTTGAATACGCAGGGAAAAAGATAGGATCTCTGAGCCTTAATTTTATCAGGCTTGTAATGGGTGTTGGGCTTCTTTCTATCTTTTTATTTATTACAAAAGGTACATTTATCCCTCTCCACTCTTCCGGCCATGTCTGGTTCTGGCTGACAATTTCCGGGATTGTAGGTTATGGAATAGGTGATCTTCTGCTGTTTCAGGCTTTTGTAGTTGTAGGAGCACGAATCTCAATGCTGATGATGGCGCTCTCTCCTCCCATTACAGCATTAATAGGCGGAATATTTCTCGGAGAAAGGCTTAACCCCGCTGATTTTATCGGAATGATTCTGACCATTGCAGGTGTCTCAATTGTTATTTTTCAGAAATCTTCAGATGAAAAATCCATAAAGTTCACTCATTCAGGTATTGGGATTCTTTTAGCATTTGGCAGTGCATTCTTTCAGGCTGTAGGGCTTGTTATAAGTAAATATGGAATTGCCAGCGATTCAGCCATTAATGCTGCTCTTATCAGGGGTATTGCAGGAACTATAGCCTTTGCACTGATTATTACTATTGCCAGAAAAACCAAAAACATTATAATAGCAGTAAAAAATATTAACGCTATGAAAATAACCTTTCTTGGTGCATTTTTCGGGCCATTTATAGGAGTGTCTCTCTCTCTTTTTGCAGTCCAGCATACGGCAACTGGTATTGCATCTACTATAATGTCAATTGTACCTGTTTTCATTATTGGGCCTTCAGTAATCTTTTTTAAAGAAAAAGTCACTCTAAAGGAACTCATTGGAGCAATAATAGCTGTTTCCGGGGTTGGAATTCTTTTTCTATAATTGCAGAATTTAGCTTGACTTGATTTTTTATATTTTTTATATTTAAGTCTTGCATATTGGTTATGAATTTTGGAGGATAGACAAAATATGTACGCTATTATTGAAGTAAGCGGATTACAATACAAAGTAACAAAAGGCCAGAAACTACGTGTCAATAAACTTGATACGGAAGTCGGTAAAAAAGTTGACTTTAAAGAAGTCCTGTTGGTTGTTGATAATGACAAAGTTACTGTTGGTAAACCGGTTGTTGCAAAAACAGTTGTAAAAGCAACTGTGCTTTCACATGGGAAAGACAAGAAGGTCTTGGTCTTTAAGAAAAAACGGCGTAAAGGATACAAAGTATTCCGCGGCCACCGCCAGGAATATACTGAGATCATGATTGATAAGATCGGCGCTGAAGCGGAACCAAAAACAAAACCGGCTGCAGCGCAATCCAAGCCGAAAACTACTGAAGTAAAACCGAAACAAAAACCTGCTGCAGCAAAAACAAAAACTTCAGAGAAAAAAAATACTACAGCAGCTAAAAAACCAGTTGCTAAAACAACAAAAAAAGAAGAAAAGTAATATACAGAGGTATTTACAATGGCACATAAAAAGGGTGTTGGTAGTTCCAAAAACGGAAGAGATAGTAATGCCCAGAGGCTGGGAGTTAAACGCTACGGCGGACAGGTTGTTAAAGCAGGGAATATAATAGTCAGGCAGAGAGGTACAAAATTTCATCCGGGCCTCAATGTCGGGCGCGGAAAAGATGATACACTTTTTGCTAAAAGTGACGGCCGTGTTGTTTTTGAAAAAAAAGGGGATAAAAAATTTATAAGTATTCAATCCCTTTAATTTTTTTTATTCTCTATACAACTATAAAAGCCGTTAATTAATATAACGGCTTTTTATCTTTGGAACCGGCAGATAAGATTTTTCGTATAATATATAGAGCAGAAAAACTAAATTTGAAGGGCGGGGATTTTACCCTTCAGGGAGGAACAGCCATGAAACGTTTAACATTTTTCCTCATTTTAACAATTATTATCAGTTTTTTCCTCTATGGTTGTTATACTCAGGTTATGATACAGCAGCACAGCTCCCGAACTGCGGGAAATGACAGCTATTCCGTGACTGAAGAACCTTACAACGATTATTCCGATTACGATACATATGACAACTCATACGATGATAGCTACTACGATGACACAGAAAGAATTGTTCGTGACCACTACCTCTACGGAGATTTCTGGTACGGATATGACTGGTATGATCCCTTATGGGCATCTCCTTCTTGGTACACCTACAATTCATGGAACAGATACTTCTGGAGATACAATGACCCCTGGTTCTATGATCCATGGACTTACGGATACTCTAACTTCTACTCCCCTTATTCCGGATGGGGCATGTACTATCCAGGCTACTACTGGAACTACACTGATCCCTATTATGCATATTGGAACGGATACTACTCATACACTCCTGATAAAAGACGTTCGTTTAACAGGAGACAATCCTTTTCCGGAAACACATACAATCCTTCTGTAACAACAAGTCCGGGAAGAAACGGCAGGATATCAAAAACCGGCAATTCAAACCGTATTTCATCTGCATCTTCAAGCAGAAGAATAAGAAAACGTTCTAATGATTCAGAAAAAAAGATATCTGCATTATCATCAAACTCAAGGACGCTCTTCTCACACGGGCCCAGAATAAGAAAAGACAGAAGTTCCGGCAGAACCGGTAAATCATCAAAAAGCAGATATACGGCAAACAGGAAAAGCCGTTCTTCATCAGGCAGCCTGCGAACACGGCGTTCTTCGTCCGGGTCATCCGGATCAATCTCCCGGACCAGAAGCTCTTCATCAAGGGGATCTACTTATAAGCCTTCAAGCCGTTCTTCATCTTCTTCATCTACAAGAACGAGGAGTTCTTCTTCAAGTAAATCCAGTCCTGCAAGAAGGCGAAAGTAATTTTTTAAAAATAATCAATGTTGAAAAAGCCCTGATACTATTATCCGGGCTTTTTCAATTTATGCTTATCAATCTTTTCTTGACTTTAAAGGTAAATTCCGTTATTTTTCTTATACATGCAAATATTACATAGGTAAGGGATTAAGGATATGAAAATAAAATCATTAGTAATAGCACTGATTATCTTCCCTGCAATTATTATGGCCCAGTCAGGGGCATTGAAACTGGGGATACTGATAGACACACCTGCTGCAAATATTCCTGACAGGGGGCAGATTCAATCAAGCCTGAGAATGTACTCAAACGGAGGATTACTCGGATCAATACTAATTGGCCTCAGTCCGCGTTTTGCACTTGGAGTCTCTTACGGAGGAGAAAATATTGTTGGAACCGGTGACATTAATCTTAACCCTCAGCCGGCAGTAGAAGTAAGATATCTCCTTTTTGAAGAGAGATTTCTCTTCCCTTCAATTGAGATAGGCTTCAATTCTCAGGGATACGGCGCATACAATTCGGAATTAAAACGCTATTCAGTGAAATCTCTCGGATTTTATGCAGTTGCCAGTAAAAATACTTCCTTCCTCGGAGGATTGGGAATTCACGGAGGGATAAATATAAGTACAGAGACAAATGACGGAGACAAGGACCCCAACGTCTTTTTCGGATGTCATAAACAGCTTAATAAAGAGCTGGTCTTATTAGCTGAATATAACACTGCAATAAATGACAACAGCGATAATGCAGTGGGATCCGGCAAAGGATATCTTAATTTTGGAATCAGGTGGGTTTTTGCCCAGCAGCTCTTTATAGAATTTGACATGAGAAATGTCCTTGAAAACGGCGATAAAATTGCAGGCAGCTCAAGAGAAGTAAAGCTTTTTTATGTAACTCATTTTTAGCAAAGGGAACCATTGAATGGGGAAAAAAAACAGGCACTTCTTTATACAAAAATTGCTGGACACTGTAGCCATTGGTTCACAGCAGGAATTCTTAACTGAATTAAGAAAAGAGGGCATTAAAATAAGCCAATCCACTCTTTCAAAAGATCTGAAAGAGCTGGGAATTATTAAAGTACGGGGAAAAAACGGCAGATTCAAATTCCTGCAGACCAGAGAACGCGACAGTTTCAGGACAGGTGTTCTCTTAAAACGGGAAGTACTCGACTATCTGCAGGAAACCACAGTGGTTAATAATCTTCTTGTAATGAAAACTATTCTTGGCAACGCAGCCGGACTATCACGTTGCCTTGACGATATCAACTGGCCGGAAATTGTCGCTACAATTGCAGGCGTTGACACCCTCGTTGTAATAACAAAATCAGACGAAGACGCACAACTTATCGACAAAAAGATTCATGAACTTACAATTCAGGAAAGTGATATCTAAATATTAAGGGGCAATGAACTTTATAAGAATTCATTGCTCCTATTTTTCCAAACCAATTTAAAATCCGGTGTATCTGTTTACTTTCTGATCTCAATGCTGATAATAAAATTTCGTCCGGGCCCGTTAATACCGGAACCATGTTCTCTGTAATTCACATCAAAAATATTTTCAATACTGCACATTATTTCACCTATATGAGGGATATTGTAATTTGCACGCAAGTTAACAGTAACCCATCCAGGAGTGCCTCCCACAGGAATACGAGGATCATCCATATCATCAGAAGAAAGTTTATCCTGCTTTGCTGCAAACCGTACGAACCACTCAATTGAGCATCCGGTCATATTAATTTGTGCGCCAAATAAACCAAATAAAGGCGGTATCCCTCCAACCGGTTCCCCAAGTGTCACATTCCACCCATAAGGCATCGTTAAATTGGAAAACACATCTATTATATCGCTCCTGTAATTTAATGCAGACTCAACGCCGCATAGATATGCCCTGCCTGTATTCTGCTTTGATTTTACTTTAAAAAGTATGGAGTTCCTCTCAATCACTGATGATCCTCCGTAAACAGCATCTGCACTTGCAATTAAATTATTGACACTTGCATAGTAAACAGATACTTCTGCAGACACATTTTTCTTTTCAATTTTCACACCTGTATCAAAGCTGGTCATTGATTCCGGTCTTAATTCCGGATTAGGTATCTCAAATGTATTGCCTTTTGACTCACCGAGTTTTGAGATATCACTTAAATTAGGAGCTCTAAAGGCCTGCCCAAAATTACAATTCAGGAATACGCCATCACTCATTTTATAGATCAGTCCTTCACTACCTGTTAATGCGTGAAAATTCTGAGATATTGTCTCTCCAAAAATGTCTGTTATGGGACTTGAAGCAGGGAGAGAAAACTTTGTGTAAAACCTGCTCAATCTTACACCTGTTACACTCTTCAGGCGCCCACTGATATTTACTTCATCCTGAAGATAAGCGCCTATGCTTGTATAAACAGCACCGTCAGGATATCTTGCCTGTTCGTCTTTTTGTGATACAAACGTCACAGGATCCTGTTTATATCTTTCAGCATTAATCAAATCATGGTATATCTCTGAACCGTAGGTCAAAAAATGCTTATTAAAAAATGATCTAAGCTGTACGGAAAATCCCCCTGTTTTCACTCCTACCCACTCTTTTGTAATTGATGATTCCGGCTTTTTCTGCTTCTTTCTGCCTTCATCCTGTATGTTCATAGAAGCAGTTACCTGCAGAGAAGAAACGTACAGATTATTAAGACTCTTCTCCAGCCGGAGGTATGACAAGTGCCTCTTCTGTGGATTATAAAGCCACAAATAATATCCGTCATTTTCATATTTATCATAACGCGGCAGGTTTGATTTTTTTGTATACTGGGAGGAAAAGATTAATTTTGTTGTTTCAGAAGGATATGAAATTAATTTATAATCCCAGTCAAGACAGTCAAACCCTGACGGGCTCTGAACAGGTCCGTTTACAGAATGTTCAAGCTCAGGTAAGGAATTCTTTACTCCCCGACGTAGATCACCGAACTTTTTAACGCTTACTCCTCCCAGCATACCAATGCGTTTTCCACTGTATGACATATCAACCCTGGAAGTTCTTTCATTGTCTGCTGATGCCCATCTTCCGAAAACACGATAACCTATTCCACTCTTACTTTCACCCTGAACTACATCCTTTGTAATTGCATTGATTGTTCCTCCCAAAGCATCACTGCCGTACATTACAGAAGTAGGGCCGCGTACAACCTCTATTTGATTAAGAGTAAAATAGTCTATCATAGTCAGGTAGGAGTGATTTCCTAGGCGGTACGTAGAGTTGTTCATACGGATTCCGTCAACTAAAAGAAGTATCTGATTAGAGCTTAAACCTCTAATAATTGCGGATCCGCCACCATGGCTGGTTTTCTGTACAAATACTCCGGGCTCATCCCTTAACACCTCTGCTGATGTTTTCTGATTCCTTTCACGTATTGCATTTTCAGTGATGAGATTTACCGCTTGGGAAATATCCGTAACCCCTCGTTCCGAACGTGTTGCTGTTACGGATATACCGGGAGATCTGAGTACCTGCAAATTCATAACAATTGTTCCAAGCTCGGCAATTTGCTTTGATCTGATAATTACAGGAGAGATAATTTTTTCCGAAAAACTTATATGTTTGATTTTAAGACTGTATACTCCTTCAGGCACACCGGTTAGTGTAAAAGTTCCATTATTATCAGTTACACCTCCGATTACTGTTGACATTAACATTACATGCGCTTTTACTACAGGATTTCCCTGTTTATCCGTCACAGCCCCCCTTATTGTACCCTTTTCAGGAGAAACTGCACTGATGCAGGAAATTACTGACAGAAAAAGAATTAAGGTTTTAAGGATTATTCCGCGCATTTCTACTATCTCCTTCCTATTAATGGATAAGAATGAGTTTTTCCTGCGGTTTTGAAAGGAATTCACAGCCTGATTCTGTTACAACAACTATCTCTTCCATAGTAGCAACTCCATAACCCTTGACATTAAGCCTGGGCTCTATTGTGTAGACTTGGCCTGCTTCAATTTTGAGAAAGGGAAGATCCTTGTATCTGTCCCATTTGGGGCATAACAAACCTGCACCGTCATGAGCCTTTCTGCCGACCTGATGCCCGAGTGCATGAGGAAACTCCTCATATCCTCTTTCTACGATATA is part of the bacterium genome and harbors:
- a CDS encoding DMT family transporter, whose translation is MPHSHIGEFAALLTVFCWTVSALSFEYAGKKIGSLSLNFIRLVMGVGLLSIFLFITKGTFIPLHSSGHVWFWLTISGIVGYGIGDLLLFQAFVVVGARISMLMMALSPPITALIGGIFLGERLNPADFIGMILTIAGVSIVIFQKSSDEKSIKFTHSGIGILLAFGSAFFQAVGLVISKYGIASDSAINAALIRGIAGTIAFALIITIARKTKNIIIAVKNINAMKITFLGAFFGPFIGVSLSLFAVQHTATGIASTIMSIVPVFIIGPSVIFFKEKVTLKELIGAIIAVSGVGILFL
- the rplU gene encoding 50S ribosomal protein L21, whose amino-acid sequence is MYAIIEVSGLQYKVTKGQKLRVNKLDTEVGKKVDFKEVLLVVDNDKVTVGKPVVAKTVVKATVLSHGKDKKVLVFKKKRRKGYKVFRGHRQEYTEIMIDKIGAEAEPKTKPAAAQSKPKTTEVKPKQKPAAAKTKTSEKKNTTAAKKPVAKTTKKEEK
- the rpmA gene encoding 50S ribosomal protein L27, coding for MAHKKGVGSSKNGRDSNAQRLGVKRYGGQVVKAGNIIVRQRGTKFHPGLNVGRGKDDTLFAKSDGRVVFEKKGDKKFISIQSL
- a CDS encoding TonB-dependent receptor; the encoded protein is MRGIILKTLILFLSVISCISAVSPEKGTIRGAVTDKQGNPVVKAHVMLMSTVIGGVTDNNGTFTLTGVPEGVYSLKIKHISFSEKIISPVIIRSKQIAELGTIVMNLQVLRSPGISVTATRSERGVTDISQAVNLITENAIRERNQKTSAEVLRDEPGVFVQKTSHGGGSAIIRGLSSNQILLLVDGIRMNNSTYRLGNHSYLTMIDYFTLNQIEVVRGPTSVMYGSDALGGTINAITKDVVQGESKSGIGYRVFGRWASADNERTSRVDMSYSGKRIGMLGGVSVKKFGDLRRGVKNSLPELEHSVNGPVQSPSGFDCLDWDYKLISYPSETTKLIFSSQYTKKSNLPRYDKYENDGYYLWLYNPQKRHLSYLRLEKSLNNLYVSSLQVTASMNIQDEGRKKQKKPESSITKEWVGVKTGGFSVQLRSFFNKHFLTYGSEIYHDLINAERYKQDPVTFVSQKDEQARYPDGAVYTSIGAYLQDEVNISGRLKSVTGVRLSRFYTKFSLPASSPITDIFGETISQNFHALTGSEGLIYKMSDGVFLNCNFGQAFRAPNLSDISKLGESKGNTFEIPNPELRPESMTSFDTGVKIEKKNVSAEVSVYYASVNNLIASADAVYGGSSVIERNSILFKVKSKQNTGRAYLCGVESALNYRSDIIDVFSNLTMPYGWNVTLGEPVGGIPPLFGLFGAQINMTGCSIEWFVRFAAKQDKLSSDDMDDPRIPVGGTPGWVTVNLRANYNIPHIGEIMCSIENIFDVNYREHGSGINGPGRNFIISIEIRK